A part of Olleya sp. Bg11-27 genomic DNA contains:
- the rlmH gene encoding 23S rRNA (pseudouridine(1915)-N(3))-methyltransferase RlmH produces the protein MTIKLLAIGKTDNKQLQQLIDDYIKRLGFYIGFDLDIIPDLKKVKNLSEDQQKQKEGELILNKLKPTDVLILLDENGKQFDSVGFSSYLQKHMNSGAKQIVFVIGGPYGFSPEIYAKAQGKISLSKMTFSHQMVRLFVIEQLYRGFTILRNEPYHHR, from the coding sequence ATGACTATAAAACTTCTAGCCATAGGCAAAACTGACAATAAGCAATTACAACAGCTAATTGACGATTACATTAAACGTTTAGGTTTCTATATTGGTTTTGATTTAGATATCATTCCTGATTTAAAAAAAGTAAAAAACCTAAGTGAAGACCAGCAGAAACAAAAAGAAGGCGAACTTATTTTAAATAAGCTAAAACCTACAGATGTTTTAATATTACTTGACGAAAATGGTAAACAGTTTGACAGTGTGGGGTTTTCTAGCTACTTACAAAAACACATGAACTCTGGTGCCAAGCAAATTGTTTTTGTTATTGGTGGACCTTATGGATTTAGTCCTGAGATATATGCCAAAGCACAAGGAAAAATATCATTATCAAAAATGACCTTTTCCCATCAAATGGTACGCTTATTTGTTATTGAGCAATTATATCGTGGTTTTACAATTTTAAGAAACGAACCGTATCATCATAGGTAA
- the nadC gene encoding carboxylating nicotinate-nucleotide diphosphorylase, whose amino-acid sequence MISQAQFDTEIELIITNAIREDVGDGDHSSLSCIPTSAQGKAKLLVKDEGIIAGVEFAKQVFSYVDADLKVETLIEDGSRVKYGDIVFYVTGASQSILKAERLVLNAMQRMSAIATKTRQFVDLLEGTGTKVLDTRKTTPGIRAIEKWAVKIGGGENHRFALYDMIMLKDNHIDFAGGITKAIEKTKRYLKETNRDLKIIVEARDLEEIKEILKTEGVYRILIDNFNYEDTKTAVKLIGDQCLTESSGGINEETIRAYALCGVDFISSGALTHSVYNMDLSLKAVD is encoded by the coding sequence ATGATAAGTCAAGCGCAATTTGATACAGAGATAGAATTAATTATAACCAACGCTATTAGAGAAGATGTTGGAGATGGTGATCATAGTTCATTATCTTGTATTCCCACATCAGCACAAGGTAAAGCTAAGTTGTTGGTTAAGGACGAAGGTATTATTGCAGGGGTAGAATTTGCTAAGCAGGTCTTTAGCTATGTAGATGCAGACCTAAAAGTAGAAACACTTATTGAAGATGGAAGCAGAGTTAAGTATGGCGATATCGTCTTTTACGTAACTGGAGCCTCTCAATCTATTTTAAAGGCGGAACGTCTAGTATTAAATGCTATGCAACGCATGAGTGCTATTGCAACAAAAACGAGACAGTTTGTAGATTTATTAGAAGGTACAGGGACAAAAGTTTTAGACACACGTAAAACAACACCAGGTATTAGAGCTATCGAAAAATGGGCAGTTAAAATTGGTGGTGGAGAAAACCATAGGTTTGCATTATATGATATGATAATGCTTAAGGATAATCATATTGATTTTGCGGGTGGCATTACAAAAGCTATCGAAAAAACAAAACGCTATTTAAAAGAGACCAATCGTGATCTAAAAATTATTGTTGAAGCTAGAGATTTAGAAGAAATTAAAGAAATTTTGAAAACAGAGGGTGTTTACAGAATCTTAATAGATAATTTTAATTATGAAGACACTAAAACAGCTGTAAAACTTATTGGAGACCAGTGTTTAACAGAAAGTTCTGGAGGGATTAATGAAGAAACAATCAGGGCATATGCTTTGTGTGGTGTTGATTTTATTTCATCTGGAGCATTAACACACTCTGTTTATAACATGGATTTAAGTTTAAAAGCAGTAGATTAA
- a CDS encoding YihY/virulence factor BrkB family protein → MSQVIEEKLSKIPVVNLLVKLLGRVKLPGLEGLSLYDLLELYVIGIAKGALTARASAIAYSFFMALFPFLLFVIIFIPHIPIDDFQTDFLVFLESILPPTTSDFFSDNIFSNIGGNQNGSLLSSVFLLSIFLMANGINALFSGFENSYHQQLTRSGFKQYLYALGIALILSFLLIVTVAVLGYFNIYVIDNLSDHGYIARRQVNIWSTLAQYGFFVIMVYLATAVLYYFGTAEGRSSKFFSVGALFTTILILLTSFLFGIYIENFAQYNELYGSIGALLILLFYLWLNANILLLGFELNMSLKQLRKTF, encoded by the coding sequence ATGTCTCAAGTAATAGAAGAAAAGCTAAGTAAAATACCTGTAGTTAATCTTTTGGTTAAATTATTAGGTAGAGTAAAACTACCTGGTTTAGAAGGGTTGTCTTTATACGATTTATTGGAGTTATACGTTATAGGTATAGCAAAAGGCGCCTTAACAGCTCGTGCAAGTGCAATTGCATACAGCTTTTTTATGGCATTGTTTCCGTTTTTGTTATTTGTCATTATTTTTATACCACATATACCAATAGATGATTTTCAAACTGACTTTTTAGTTTTTTTAGAATCAATTTTACCACCAACAACATCAGATTTTTTCTCTGATAATATATTTAGTAATATTGGAGGCAATCAAAACGGTAGTTTATTGTCCTCTGTATTTTTACTGTCTATTTTTTTAATGGCCAATGGTATTAATGCTTTGTTTTCTGGTTTTGAAAACTCGTATCACCAACAGTTAACTCGTAGTGGGTTTAAGCAGTATTTATATGCTTTGGGGATTGCTTTAATACTGTCCTTTTTATTAATAGTTACAGTAGCCGTTTTGGGATATTTTAATATCTATGTTATTGATAATTTATCAGATCATGGTTATATTGCACGACGTCAAGTTAATATTTGGAGTACTTTAGCGCAGTACGGTTTTTTTGTTATTATGGTGTATTTAGCTACTGCCGTATTGTATTATTTTGGGACAGCCGAAGGGCGGTCGTCTAAATTTTTCTCGGTAGGCGCATTATTTACAACCATCTTAATTTTATTAACCTCCTTTTTGTTCGGTATTTATATCGAGAATTTCGCACAATACAATGAGCTGTATGGTTCTATTGGTGCATTATTAATTTTATTATTTTATTTATGGCTTAACGCGAATATCCTATTGTTAGGATTCGAGTTAAACATGTCTTTAAAACAACTTAGAAAAACTTTTTAA
- a CDS encoding DUF2147 domain-containing protein, translating into MKKISLIVTIMLFSFSAGAQAILGQWKTVDDETGAKKSIVEIYKKDGKVFGKIIEIFDEKKRANLCVKCEGADYNKPVLGLDIIKDMVKDDEYFKEGTVVDPQNGKVYDLRLGVMEDGTLQVRGYIGFFYSTQYWERVK; encoded by the coding sequence ATGAAAAAAATTAGCCTTATTGTAACTATTATGTTATTCAGTTTTTCTGCTGGAGCACAAGCTATTCTTGGACAATGGAAAACTGTAGATGATGAGACCGGTGCAAAAAAATCTATTGTAGAGATTTATAAAAAAGACGGAAAAGTCTTTGGTAAAATCATAGAGATTTTTGATGAGAAAAAACGTGCTAATCTTTGTGTAAAATGTGAAGGTGCCGATTATAATAAACCTGTATTAGGTTTAGACATCATAAAAGATATGGTTAAAGATGACGAGTACTTTAAAGAAGGTACTGTTGTTGACCCTCAAAATGGAAAGGTTTACGATTTACGATTAGGAGTAATGGAAGACGGAACACTTCAAGTTAGAGGTTATATCGGATTTTTCTATTCTACACAATACTGGGAAAGAGTAAAATAA
- the priA gene encoding primosomal protein N': MHYIDVILPIPLENRFTYSITEAESGFLKIGMRVSIPFGKTKIYTGIVAAIHQTKPLIYEAKEIHQILDDTPIVTPTQLKLWQWIAKYYMCTEGEVMRAGLPNAFLLESETIISKNNALELDINDLKDDEYLIYEALQHQSSLKIQDISKILDKKSVLPVVKRLVEKEAIILNEEIYDKYKPKYVRYVKLTEAYSSPESLNQLLETLSSRAKKQRDVVMTLFSIAAKTKKPVKVSDLVTESKTTSSTVKTLVDKGILEDYHIQTDRVVYDGEENEDSKALNEFQTEALQQIHSNFETQNVVLLHGITSSGKTEVYVKLIEDIIAKGQQVLYLLPEIALTTQLVTRLQNYFGEQVAVFHSKYSAHERVEVYNQVLNNSAKAKIVLGARSSIFLPFTDLGLIIVDEEHESSFKQFDPAPRYHARDAAVVLASLFKAKTLLGSATPSIESYFNAQENKYGLVEINRRYNNVQLPDIELVDIKDKQKRKKMKGHFSDRLIEEMTEAIAEGHQVILFQNRRGYSPIVECNTCGHSPQCPNCDVSLTYHQYRKQLRCHYCGYNSAMLIKCLACGTPGLDSKGFGTEQIESEVKLLFPDLKVGRMDLDTTRGKFGYEKIITAFEQQELDVLVGTQMLTKGLDFRNVKLVGIMNADNMLNFPDFRAHERSFQLMLQVSGRAGRTNKQGKVLIQTYNPFHKILQQVSTNDYAGMFKEQLEERYNYKYPPYYRLIKITLKHRDYNKVDMAADWLAKALTQLFKQNVLGPEFPPISRIRNQYHKNILIKIPQGQPLGKTKEAIRKVNTSFGAIGGFKGVRVIINVDNY; this comes from the coding sequence TTGCATTATATAGATGTCATTCTCCCAATTCCTTTAGAAAACCGTTTTACGTATAGTATTACGGAAGCAGAAAGTGGTTTTCTAAAGATAGGGATGCGTGTGTCTATTCCTTTTGGTAAGACAAAAATTTATACAGGTATTGTTGCTGCTATCCATCAAACCAAACCTCTAATTTATGAGGCTAAAGAGATACATCAGATTTTAGATGATACGCCAATAGTAACACCCACACAGTTAAAATTATGGCAATGGATAGCAAAATATTATATGTGTACAGAAGGCGAGGTGATGCGCGCTGGATTACCAAATGCCTTTTTACTTGAAAGTGAAACCATTATTAGTAAAAATAATGCTTTAGAATTAGATATAAACGATTTAAAAGACGACGAGTATTTAATTTATGAAGCTTTACAGCATCAATCCTCACTTAAAATCCAAGATATTTCTAAAATTTTGGATAAGAAAAGTGTGCTTCCCGTTGTAAAACGTTTAGTAGAAAAGGAAGCTATTATCTTAAATGAAGAAATCTACGATAAATATAAGCCAAAATATGTTAGATATGTTAAACTAACAGAGGCGTATAGTAGTCCAGAATCTTTAAATCAATTATTGGAAACGTTAAGTAGTAGAGCAAAAAAACAGCGGGATGTTGTTATGACTTTGTTTTCTATTGCTGCAAAGACTAAAAAACCAGTTAAAGTTTCGGATTTAGTAACGGAAAGTAAAACGACCTCTTCAACAGTAAAAACTTTAGTTGATAAAGGAATTCTAGAAGATTATCATATTCAAACGGATCGCGTAGTTTATGATGGAGAAGAAAATGAAGACTCTAAAGCTTTAAACGAATTTCAAACGGAAGCTTTACAACAGATACATTCCAATTTTGAAACCCAGAACGTAGTATTATTACATGGTATAACCTCTTCAGGTAAAACGGAAGTATATGTCAAGTTAATAGAAGACATAATAGCAAAGGGACAACAAGTACTGTATTTGCTTCCTGAAATTGCACTGACAACACAGTTAGTAACACGTTTACAAAATTATTTTGGAGAACAGGTCGCGGTGTTTCATAGTAAATACTCAGCGCATGAGCGTGTTGAGGTGTATAATCAAGTTTTAAATAATTCAGCGAAAGCGAAAATAGTGTTGGGAGCACGCTCATCTATATTTTTGCCTTTTACTGATTTAGGATTAATTATCGTGGATGAAGAGCATGAATCATCTTTCAAACAATTTGATCCAGCACCGAGATATCATGCACGGGATGCTGCGGTTGTTTTAGCATCACTTTTTAAAGCCAAAACGTTATTAGGTAGTGCTACACCTAGTATTGAAAGTTATTTTAATGCGCAGGAAAATAAGTATGGCTTAGTCGAAATTAATAGACGTTATAATAATGTACAGCTTCCAGATATCGAGTTGGTAGATATCAAAGATAAACAGAAGCGTAAAAAAATGAAAGGGCATTTTTCCGATCGATTAATCGAAGAAATGACAGAAGCTATTGCGGAGGGACACCAAGTCATTTTGTTTCAAAATAGAAGAGGGTATTCTCCGATTGTCGAGTGTAATACTTGTGGCCATTCGCCGCAATGTCCAAATTGTGATGTTAGTTTAACATACCATCAATATCGTAAACAATTACGCTGTCATTATTGTGGTTACAATAGTGCGATGCTAATCAAATGTCTAGCCTGTGGGACACCTGGTTTGGACTCAAAAGGTTTTGGTACAGAGCAGATAGAAAGTGAAGTTAAGCTTTTGTTTCCTGATCTTAAAGTGGGGCGTATGGATTTGGATACGACAAGAGGTAAGTTTGGTTACGAAAAAATAATTACCGCTTTTGAGCAACAAGAATTAGATGTGTTAGTTGGTACGCAAATGTTAACCAAAGGCTTGGATTTTAGAAATGTCAAGTTGGTTGGTATCATGAATGCAGATAATATGCTAAACTTCCCTGATTTTAGAGCACACGAACGTAGTTTTCAATTGATGCTCCAAGTATCAGGTAGGGCAGGACGTACCAATAAACAAGGAAAAGTATTAATACAGACGTATAACCCTTTTCATAAAATATTGCAACAAGTCTCTACTAACGATTATGCTGGTATGTTTAAAGAGCAGTTGGAAGAGCGTTACAACTATAAATACCCACCATATTATAGGTTAATAAAAATCACGTTGAAACATCGTGATTATAATAAAGTAGATATGGCTGCGGATTGGTTAGCAAAAGCATTGACACAATTGTTTAAGCAGAATGTGTTAGGTCCAGAATTTCCGCCAATATCTAGAATACGTAATCAGTATCATAAAAATATCTTGATAAAGATACCGCAAGGACAACCGTTAGGTAAAACAAAAGAAGCTATTAGAAAAGTAAATACTAGTTTTGGAGCTATTGGAGGTTTTAAAGGGGTGCGTGTTATTATTAATGTTGATAATTATTAA
- a CDS encoding LytR/AlgR family response regulator transcription factor: MILNCVVVDDSAIQRLSIVKLIENNNHLNLIAEYSSALETKNGLNTHKVDLIFLDIEMPVLNGFELLDVLNNKPQIVFVTGKTEYAFKAFNYDATDYLQKPITRERFSQAVDKAVEHHKLKLDYNQEEGEHIFVKSNLKKRKVYIRDIKWIEALGDYVKLVTEDTSLVVLSTMKAFESELPEGKFLRIHKSYIVNLDKVDRFNSKNVEVGAYEIPLSRNKKTQLVDALNSI; encoded by the coding sequence ATGATATTAAATTGTGTAGTAGTTGATGATTCAGCGATACAAAGACTTTCTATTGTAAAATTAATAGAGAACAATAATCATCTAAACCTGATTGCTGAATATAGCAGTGCTTTAGAGACTAAAAATGGATTAAACACGCACAAAGTAGATCTTATATTTTTAGATATTGAAATGCCTGTATTGAATGGTTTCGAACTATTAGACGTACTTAATAATAAACCACAAATAGTTTTTGTAACTGGTAAAACAGAATATGCCTTTAAAGCTTTTAATTACGATGCTACTGATTATTTACAAAAACCGATTACAAGAGAGCGTTTTAGTCAAGCGGTAGATAAAGCTGTAGAACACCATAAATTAAAACTAGATTACAACCAGGAAGAAGGAGAGCATATCTTTGTAAAAAGTAATCTTAAAAAACGTAAAGTTTATATTAGAGATATCAAATGGATTGAAGCGCTTGGTGACTATGTGAAATTAGTCACTGAAGATACTAGTCTTGTTGTGTTATCTACAATGAAAGCTTTTGAAAGCGAATTACCAGAGGGTAAGTTTTTAAGAATCCACAAATCTTATATTGTCAACCTAGATAAAGTTGACAGATTTAACAGTAAAAATGTAGAAGTTGGTGCTTACGAAATCCCTTTAAGTAGAAACAAAAAAACACAATTAGTAGATGCCTTAAATAGCATTTAA
- the rpsF gene encoding 30S ribosomal protein S6: protein MNHYEAVFILNPVLSETQIKETVQKYEEFLVTRGAKMISKEDWGLKKLAYPIQNKKSGFYHLFEFQVDGEHINPLEVEFRRDERFMRYLTVAMDKHAVSWAERRRVKLKQKA from the coding sequence ATGAATCATTATGAAGCTGTTTTCATCTTAAATCCCGTTTTATCTGAAACACAGATAAAGGAAACAGTACAGAAATACGAAGAATTTCTTGTAACTAGAGGAGCTAAGATGATATCAAAAGAAGATTGGGGGCTAAAGAAATTAGCTTACCCTATCCAAAACAAGAAAAGTGGGTTTTATCATTTATTTGAATTTCAAGTAGATGGAGAGCACATCAATCCTTTAGAAGTAGAGTTTAGACGTGATGAGCGTTTTATGCGTTACTTAACTGTAGCTATGGACAAACATGCAGTGTCATGGGCGGAACGTAGAAGAGTTAAACTAAAACAAAAAGCGTAA
- the rpsR gene encoding 30S ribosomal protein S18: protein MSSIEQQSKGKKEGEIRYLTPLNIETNKQKKYCRFKKSGIKYVDYKDADWLLGFVNAQGKILPRRLTGTSLKYQRKVSVAVKRARHLALMPYVADLLK from the coding sequence ATGTCAAGTATAGAGCAACAATCAAAAGGAAAAAAAGAAGGAGAAATTAGATATCTTACTCCTTTAAATATTGAAACTAACAAACAGAAAAAGTATTGTCGTTTCAAGAAATCTGGTATTAAGTACGTAGATTACAAAGATGCAGATTGGTTATTAGGATTTGTTAACGCACAAGGTAAAATTTTACCAAGACGTTTAACAGGTACATCATTAAAGTATCAAAGAAAAGTGTCTGTAGCCGTAAAAAGAGCACGTCACTTAGCTTTAATGCCATATGTAGCAGATTTATTAAAATAA
- the rplI gene encoding 50S ribosomal protein L9 — MELILKQDVENLGFKDDVVTVKNGYGRNFLIPTGNAVLATKSAKKVLEETLKQRAYKEAKEVEEANVVAEAIKALEIKIAAKVGQGDKLFGSVNNINVAEALAKAGHSLDKKYISVTTVKRLGKYNAAVRLHRSVNVDLEFEVIAQA, encoded by the coding sequence ATGGAACTTATATTAAAACAAGACGTTGAGAATTTAGGATTTAAAGACGATGTTGTAACGGTTAAGAACGGTTATGGTAGAAATTTTTTAATCCCTACAGGAAATGCTGTTTTAGCAACAAAATCTGCTAAAAAAGTATTAGAAGAAACTTTAAAGCAACGTGCTTATAAAGAAGCTAAAGAAGTTGAAGAAGCTAATGTAGTAGCGGAAGCTATTAAAGCTTTAGAAATTAAAATAGCTGCTAAAGTTGGTCAAGGAGACAAATTATTTGGATCTGTAAACAACATTAATGTTGCTGAAGCATTAGCTAAAGCAGGTCATTCACTTGACAAAAAATATATCTCTGTAACAACAGTGAAGCGTTTAGGTAAGTATAACGCAGCTGTACGTTTACATAGATCTGTAAATGTAGATTTAGAATTTGAAGTTATTGCTCAGGCATAA